In Clostridium ljungdahlii DSM 13528, the genomic window TTTTGGATATAATACAGATGGTATTGTTTATATTGATTCAAAAGGTAATACAAATTCAGCTGTTAATGCCTATTCTGAAATAGTAGGATATATTGTTTCTGTATTTGTACCGGGCAAAGAAAGTAAATATACTCCTGTTAGATACAATTTAACAGATTATTTAAATAATATTAAAACATCAGGACCTTCAAAGGACAATAAAGAGAGTTATAATCAATCAAATAATGCTGAAGATCAATTTTATTTATCAAAGCAAGTTGGGTATCGTTTAGAAGTAACGGCAGCTGCGGCGGGTAGTAGATCTTATTCATTAACTGGTACTACCGATGGTGGGCAAACATGGAAGACGATAAATGAAGATCCGTTTTCCGGGTCCCTTGGATCAGCAGTAGGAATAACATTTTTGAATAATAAGCTTGGATTTTTATGTTTATCTTATAGTGGTGGAAGCAAGGGTCAATTATACCGCACAGAAGATGGAGGAAAATCTTATAAAAAGGTAAATTTCCCAGAAACGAAAGTAGCATTAGATGGTGGCAAAACGTATAATCCTTTTGATTTACCTGGAATGCCTTATGAGAAAGGTGGAAATCTCAATGTTTTGGTTGGACAAGGATCTGATGGGGATTATAATGGAGGCTGTAAAGCTTTGTACCAATCAAAAGATAATGGAGTAACATGGCAGTATTTAGAAGAGAAAATGAATTAGGATTTTTGGAAAATGTGTCAAAACGAATTAATAATTTTATTTTTCATTTGAACGTATAAAATTTGATAACTGCATTTTACTATTAACATTTAATTTTTTATAAATATTTTGTATATGATTATCAACGGTCTTAGGGGATATAAAAAGTTTTTCAGCAATTTGTTTATATGTTACTCCTTCCATGATAAGTTCTATAATCTCACCTTGCTTTTCTGTAATGTCATATTTTTGCTTAAAGTAATCTGTAAGTTTATTATTAGCAATAAATGCTGGAGCGTTAAAATATTTTAAAACCAGTTTAAGATTAAAAATATTAATTGCAAGGAAATAAGAAGGAAGTGCTGCTATTTTTAAAATATCCATATTTTTAATGAAATGAATGTAAGAACTATATGATTCGAATATTATTAAAGGCAGAAATACTATAGTTAATAAAATAAAAGATTTTATTGCTTGTCTTAAATCTTTATTCACAACCTGTTTATAAGTTGTTAGTCCAATAAATAATTCGTATACAATTACAGCAATAATAGAAGCTCGTACTACAAACTTAAAAATATAGTAGGCGCTAAATAAGTAGTATATTGTTATTCCTACAAATTGAAATACAAAAATAGAAATGAATAATGTTTTTTTAAAATTTGTTATTTCTATGCCAAAAAGATAATTTATTAAGAACAATCCTGATAAAGAACTAAATGATGTGCCAACAATATCTAAAAACTTAGATAAGCATGGAATAAATGAACTTACTTGAATTACATATTTTGAGTATAGTCCTAATGTTATTGAATTTTGAACAGCAAAAAAAGAAAAATTCAAGACTATGAAAAATTTTAGAGACTTTTTTTTATTACTATTGTAGATAAAATAGGAAATTGAAATAGATGATACACCTGTGAATAATGAAATAATACAAAATAGTAAATGAATATCTTTCATAAAAAAGATGTCCTTTCGTTACATTTTACTTTGAGAAAAGATTTAATGGAGTAAATCTTTTCTCAAATGCAATATATAGTATAGAACAGATGATTTTAGAATTCAAGGGATTTAGACATAATGATTATTAGTCAAGAGTGTAAAAACTGTGTAAATTTAGGAATAGGGAGTATTCCCTATCCTTATTTTTTATGCAATAAAGGGTTTTTTGCCTATTGTTACTTGCTTATTTTTGATGTTTTAATGATTTATGAAAGCACGTGCTATTCTAAATAAGCTTTTGTATGATTAAAAAAATTATAAGTGAGGTATACATATGAAATTAAGAAAGAA contains:
- a CDS encoding helix-turn-helix domain-containing protein, with protein sequence MKDIHLLFCIISLFTGVSSISISYFIYNSNKKKSLKFFIVLNFSFFAVQNSITLGLYSKYVIQVSSFIPCLSKFLDIVGTSFSSLSGLFLINYLFGIEITNFKKTLFISIFVFQFVGITIYYLFSAYYIFKFVVRASIIAVIVYELFIGLTTYKQVVNKDLRQAIKSFILLTIVFLPLIIFESYSSYIHFIKNMDILKIAALPSYFLAINIFNLKLVLKYFNAPAFIANNKLTDYFKQKYDITEKQGEIIELIMEGVTYKQIAEKLFISPKTVDNHIQNIYKKLNVNSKMQLSNFIRSNEK